The Plodia interpunctella isolate USDA-ARS_2022_Savannah chromosome 8, ilPloInte3.2, whole genome shotgun sequence genome window below encodes:
- the PSMG1 gene encoding uncharacterized protein PSMG1, with amino-acid sequence MTTFGEIVEPTSRSTWEDWDDIVPEQTITKLALQESTGILAKVESFIILEGKYLTELVALHSQHELEVLNSITKVNLHIYKEKSLNSYLCVVKDYNLLQSSEIVELLKPFLLVSKNVIAIQTKPLAEYQSSEVTNTDCIIRAVFTSNLASKYLNFNYPRLEQPNIITGLSAGVICMSDFLNLPGVAIICYLECPEEYRIDEVQNLLKKLNIIHNSASRPNTILNSNLYI; translated from the exons ATGACCACATTTGGAGAAATCGTTGAACCTACTAGTAGAAGCACATGGGAAGATTGGGACGATATTGTACCAGAACAAACTATTACAAA aTTAGCATTGCAAGAAAGCACAGGAATCTTGGCTAAAGTTGaatcatttattattctagAAGGGAAATACTTAACTGAATTAGTTGCTTTGCACTCTCAACATGAATTGGAGGTGTTAAATTCAATCACTAAAGTGAATTTGCacatatataaagaaaaatctttaaattcttatttgtGTGTTGTTAAggattacaatttattacaaagcaGTGAAATAGTTGAGCTCCTCAAACCATTTCTGCTTGTTAGTAAAAACGTTATTGCAATACAAACAAAGCCACTGGCTGAATATCAATCATCTGAAGTGACTAATACAGACTGCATTATTAGAGCTGTGTTCACAAGTAACTTGGCCTCAAAGTATTTGAACTTTAATTACCCGAGGCTAGAACaaccaaatataataactgGATTGAGTGCAGGAG ttatttGCATGTCGGATTTCTTGAACCTTCCTGGTGTGGCTATTATCTGCTACCTGGAATGCCCTGAAGAGTATCGGATTGACGAAGTCCAGAATTTactgaaaaaattaaatattatccaCAACTCTGCATCTAGACCCAATACTATACTCAATTCCAATCTTTACATTTAG